A single region of the Halobacteriovorax sp. JY17 genome encodes:
- a CDS encoding protein adenylyltransferase SelO, which produces MSKQLHDVQFSNNFVDSFSGIDEVTRTPSMTEGALYSRAMPTPVSAPHLVAYSFGLGRVIGLSETLDKASIEMLSGNRVTETMIPYAACYGGYQFGHWANQLGDGRAITLGEIIKDDGVYELQLKGAGTTAYSRRGDGRAVLRSSVREFLMSEAMFHLGVPTTRALSLVDTGDKVLRDMFYDGNADYENGAIVARVAPSFLRFGNFQILFARGESENLQGLLDWTVERFYPEIKSTGDDRVVEFFREVSKRTSFMISEWMRVGFVHGVMNTDNMSVLGLTIDYGPFSFLDNFDPSFTPNTTDLPGRRYAFANQPSIAVWNLQRFSESLMPLMNEQALLENEVENFKEYYTRDYYQMMAKKYGLSSFESETAKDFLESMRESLYELKVDFTLFFQYLIELKREEQSKRDVLEYFSDCFYQKLDESKERDFYNLIKVYKSLLLVDSLSAEDSKRVMNEVNPRIILRNYLLHEASEKLEAGDSSLFEELFSALKEPYSKKWDKFFCKRPEWAEQKAGCSMLSCSS; this is translated from the coding sequence ATGAGTAAACAACTTCACGACGTTCAATTTAGTAATAACTTCGTTGATTCGTTTTCAGGAATCGATGAAGTCACTAGAACCCCTAGCATGACAGAGGGGGCACTCTACTCTAGGGCGATGCCGACACCGGTTTCGGCCCCTCATCTGGTCGCTTATTCATTCGGGCTAGGAAGAGTTATAGGATTGAGTGAAACTCTAGATAAGGCAAGTATTGAAATGCTTTCGGGAAATAGAGTTACGGAAACGATGATTCCTTACGCCGCTTGCTACGGGGGATATCAATTTGGTCATTGGGCAAATCAGCTTGGAGATGGAAGGGCGATAACTCTTGGAGAGATTATTAAAGACGATGGAGTCTATGAACTTCAATTAAAAGGTGCCGGAACAACTGCCTATTCTAGAAGGGGAGATGGGAGAGCGGTACTCAGATCATCGGTGAGAGAGTTCTTAATGAGTGAAGCGATGTTTCACTTAGGAGTTCCAACAACGAGGGCCTTAAGTCTAGTAGATACAGGGGATAAAGTCCTGCGCGATATGTTCTATGATGGAAATGCAGATTATGAAAATGGCGCTATTGTGGCGAGAGTTGCTCCGAGTTTTCTTCGTTTTGGAAATTTTCAAATACTTTTTGCAAGAGGAGAGAGTGAAAATTTACAAGGATTACTGGATTGGACTGTAGAAAGATTCTATCCTGAAATTAAAAGTACGGGAGATGATCGTGTTGTAGAGTTCTTTAGAGAAGTCTCAAAGAGAACATCGTTTATGATATCTGAATGGATGAGAGTAGGTTTCGTTCATGGAGTAATGAATACTGATAATATGTCAGTACTAGGCCTTACTATTGATTATGGACCCTTTTCATTTTTAGATAATTTTGATCCAAGCTTTACTCCCAATACAACGGATCTTCCTGGTCGTAGATACGCCTTTGCTAATCAACCATCTATTGCTGTTTGGAATTTACAGCGCTTTAGTGAGAGTTTAATGCCACTAATGAATGAGCAGGCTCTACTAGAAAATGAAGTCGAGAACTTCAAAGAGTACTACACAAGAGACTACTATCAAATGATGGCAAAGAAGTATGGTCTCTCATCTTTTGAAAGTGAGACTGCAAAAGATTTCTTAGAAAGTATGAGAGAATCTCTTTATGAACTAAAGGTCGATTTTACACTCTTCTTTCAATATTTAATTGAATTAAAAAGGGAAGAGCAGTCAAAAAGAGATGTCTTAGAATACTTTAGCGATTGCTTCTATCAAAAATTAGATGAGTCCAAGGAGAGAGATTTCTATAATTTGATAAAAGTCTATAAGAGTTTGTTATTGGTCGATTCGCTCTCTGCTGAAGACTCCAAAAGGGTAATGAATGAAGTAAACCCTCGAATTATTCTAAGAAATTATCTACTTCACGAAGCGAGCGAAAAGCTAGAGGCGGGAGATTCATCTTTATTTGAAGAATTATTCTCCGCTCTTAAGGAACCCTATTCAAAGAAATGGGACAAGTTCTTCTGTAAGAGACCTGAATGGGCAGAGCAAAAAGCAGGTTGCTCTATGCTAAGTTGCAGCTCATAA
- a CDS encoding GatB/YqeY domain-containing protein — MSESLKDNVSKQIIAAMKAKDKIRLQALRYLKKLFIENETAKKKVDEMEIVISYAKKMKDSMEMYPEGSEQRADLEAEVKVLSEFLPQQLTKEEVQSLIDEAKAAQDNPNMGSLMGALSAKTKGKFDGKELSQMVQAALK; from the coding sequence ATGAGTGAAAGTTTAAAAGATAATGTAAGTAAGCAAATTATTGCAGCAATGAAGGCCAAAGATAAAATTAGGCTTCAAGCTCTTAGATATTTAAAGAAGCTCTTTATTGAGAATGAAACTGCTAAGAAGAAAGTTGATGAAATGGAAATTGTGATCTCTTACGCGAAGAAAATGAAAGACTCAATGGAGATGTATCCTGAAGGAAGTGAGCAAAGAGCTGACCTTGAAGCAGAGGTTAAAGTTCTTAGTGAATTTCTCCCTCAGCAATTAACAAAAGAAGAAGTGCAATCTCTAATCGATGAGGCTAAAGCAGCTCAAGACAATCCAAATATGGGAAGTCTCATGGGAGCTCTTTCTGCAAAAACTAAGGGAAAGTTTGACGGAAAAGAGCTGTCTCAAATGGTTCAAGCAGCTCTTAAGTAA
- a CDS encoding methyltransferase, whose protein sequence is MSKLEKLKRYPILKNDQLQAWDASDELVLSEIETRDPVKVLIVNDSFGALTFGLSDREITSYSDSYVSTKAINLNTENPGRLISDLKRVGGDYDLIIIKLPKSLSFLEDILIELSNSIKTGTPFIFSGMIKHMSPGHFDMIEKYIGETTTSLAKKKARLIFASFSKEPTENPYPISLEIPQWEKPLQNESNLFSREKLDIGTRFFLENIPSGDFKKILDLGCANGLVGLVAKKKNPSSTIYFADESYMAIKSAKSNYKNSFEDSAQYFWTNCYEDKDLPEVDLVLCNPPFHQGTTIGDFIAWQMFNDSKKKLLSGGKIIVIGNGHLRYDQKLTKIFGNCKVINQNKKFVVLESIRQSNW, encoded by the coding sequence ATGAGCAAGTTAGAGAAGTTAAAAAGATATCCAATTCTAAAGAATGACCAACTACAAGCTTGGGACGCTTCAGATGAATTAGTTCTAAGTGAAATAGAAACCAGAGATCCAGTAAAAGTTCTGATCGTTAACGACAGTTTTGGTGCTCTTACTTTTGGATTAAGCGACCGGGAAATAACCAGCTATTCAGACTCCTATGTTTCAACTAAGGCCATTAATTTAAATACAGAAAATCCTGGAAGGCTAATCTCAGATTTAAAGAGGGTTGGCGGTGATTATGACCTTATTATAATTAAACTTCCAAAGAGTCTCTCTTTCTTAGAAGATATTTTAATTGAACTTTCAAACTCAATTAAGACCGGCACTCCTTTTATTTTCTCAGGAATGATAAAGCATATGTCCCCTGGACACTTCGATATGATTGAAAAGTATATTGGAGAAACAACAACGTCTCTCGCCAAGAAGAAAGCACGTTTAATTTTTGCCAGTTTTTCAAAAGAACCTACTGAGAATCCATATCCGATCTCACTTGAAATTCCCCAATGGGAGAAGCCTCTTCAAAATGAAAGTAATCTCTTTTCAAGAGAGAAATTAGATATAGGTACAAGATTTTTCTTAGAAAATATACCAAGTGGTGACTTTAAAAAAATTCTCGATCTTGGATGTGCCAATGGCCTAGTTGGCTTAGTGGCAAAGAAGAAGAATCCTAGTTCCACCATTTACTTTGCTGATGAGTCCTACATGGCCATCAAGAGTGCAAAGAGTAATTACAAGAACTCGTTTGAAGATAGTGCTCAGTACTTTTGGACAAATTGCTACGAAGACAAAGATCTTCCAGAGGTTGATCTTGTCCTCTGTAATCCTCCCTTTCATCAAGGAACGACTATTGGAGATTTTATAGCTTGGCAGATGTTTAATGATTCTAAAAAGAAGCTTCTTAGTGGCGGAAAAATCATTGTCATCGGCAATGGTCATCTTAGATACGACCAAAAGCTAACTAAGATCTTCGGCAATTGCAAAGTGATTAATCAAAATAAGAAATTTGTTGTCCTAGAGTCTATTCGGCAATCAAACTGGTAA
- a CDS encoding leucyl aminopeptidase family protein, whose translation MQFKVNSNLSEKGTAKGLNTSKTTIYVFNNEREKSIHKVISSKLPTWQRSALKNSNRKSLSGNMGPIYLENLNPEKSSSHGGQLVRSPYAHAREEIGQLISTVLSDKSKEITFHFEGISDDEVIGSIVGVELALYRFAKKELVGAFKFNRDGKKLATSLIQKAKSIALGVNQARHLVNLPPNDLNPVTYADNMKELFKTSKTIKVTVLDEKKLAKENCNLLLSVGVSSNNKPRIVHLAYRPKNAEGKSIALVGKGITFDSGGLDMKSAEGMRYMKKDMGGSACLVGFSRWLESSDVKKNVDIYLSLAENAVSENATRPSDIIIARNGMSVEIHNTDAEGRLALADAIDLALDLKPEVIIDVATLTGAGKVALGQDIASLFSNHDELANSLQESSSRMGDLVWRMPLYNPYFSGLKSDFADMVNSASGHGGAITAALFLEKFVGKTKWAHLDIFSWTNGSRPSLVQQGGSGQGVETLVGYFS comes from the coding sequence ATGCAATTTAAAGTTAATTCAAACCTAAGTGAAAAAGGTACTGCTAAAGGATTAAATACTTCAAAGACAACTATTTATGTCTTTAATAATGAAAGAGAAAAATCTATACATAAAGTAATTTCCTCAAAGTTACCAACTTGGCAAAGATCAGCGCTTAAGAATTCAAATAGAAAATCTCTAAGTGGAAATATGGGACCTATTTACTTAGAAAATTTAAATCCTGAGAAATCTTCTTCTCACGGTGGACAGCTCGTTAGAAGTCCATATGCTCATGCTAGAGAAGAAATAGGACAACTCATCAGCACTGTGCTTTCTGATAAATCCAAAGAGATTACATTTCATTTTGAAGGTATTAGTGACGACGAAGTGATTGGCTCAATCGTTGGAGTCGAACTAGCGCTCTATCGTTTTGCAAAGAAAGAATTAGTTGGAGCATTTAAATTTAATAGAGATGGAAAGAAACTAGCAACATCACTAATACAAAAGGCAAAGTCTATTGCTCTTGGAGTAAATCAAGCAAGACACTTAGTTAATCTTCCACCGAATGATTTAAACCCTGTCACTTACGCGGACAATATGAAGGAGCTTTTCAAAACAAGTAAGACAATTAAAGTTACAGTCTTAGATGAAAAGAAATTGGCCAAAGAAAATTGCAATCTCCTTCTATCTGTTGGAGTTTCTTCAAATAATAAGCCACGCATTGTTCATCTTGCTTATCGTCCAAAGAATGCAGAAGGAAAGTCGATAGCTCTAGTTGGAAAAGGTATTACATTTGACTCTGGTGGACTCGACATGAAGTCCGCAGAGGGAATGAGATATATGAAAAAAGATATGGGTGGCTCTGCATGCCTAGTCGGCTTCTCTAGATGGCTAGAGAGTTCAGACGTGAAAAAGAACGTCGACATCTACCTCTCTCTTGCTGAAAATGCCGTGAGTGAAAATGCCACAAGGCCAAGTGATATCATTATTGCCAGAAATGGAATGAGTGTAGAAATTCACAACACCGATGCGGAAGGAAGACTCGCTCTTGCTGATGCAATTGATTTGGCGCTAGATCTAAAACCAGAAGTTATTATCGACGTTGCGACACTTACAGGGGCTGGAAAAGTTGCTCTAGGGCAAGATATTGCAAGTCTCTTTTCTAATCATGATGAGCTAGCAAACTCTTTACAAGAGTCTTCTTCAAGAATGGGAGACCTCGTTTGGAGAATGCCTCTTTATAATCCATACTTTTCCGGACTAAAGTCTGACTTTGCAGACATGGTAAATTCAGCATCAGGGCACGGAGGAGCTATAACAGCAGCTCTCTTTCTTGAAAAATTTGTTGGAAAGACCAAGTGGGCCCACTTAGATATTTTCTCTTGGACTAATGGCTCAAGACCAAGCCTTGTTCAACAAGGAGGAAGTGGTCAAGGAGTTGAAACTCTCGTTGGTTATTTCTCTTAA
- a CDS encoding GNAT family N-acetyltransferase: protein MKIETKRLNIRLAKKEDIGEIINFFKRNDDHLSPWSPEQPKNFYDREFWFDCIQQYQKEFEKDLSLRMCLFNKTGQLIGRCNFTNFERGPFQNCRLGYMIDQEYEGQGIMTEALRALIPYVFNELKLHRIEANAIVGNTRSRKLLEKLGFTEHGVSKKYLKIDGKWQDHVLTSLIAE from the coding sequence ATGAAAATAGAAACAAAGAGACTAAATATTAGACTTGCTAAGAAGGAAGATATTGGCGAGATTATCAACTTCTTCAAGAGAAATGATGACCATCTCTCCCCATGGTCTCCTGAACAGCCAAAGAATTTCTATGACCGCGAATTCTGGTTCGACTGTATTCAACAATATCAAAAAGAATTTGAAAAAGATCTTTCATTAAGGATGTGTCTTTTTAATAAAACAGGACAACTTATTGGACGCTGTAATTTTACTAATTTTGAGAGAGGACCCTTTCAAAATTGTAGACTTGGTTACATGATCGACCAAGAATACGAGGGACAAGGAATAATGACAGAGGCCCTTAGAGCATTGATTCCTTATGTTTTTAATGAATTAAAACTTCATCGTATTGAAGCAAATGCTATCGTTGGAAATACTAGAAGTAGAAAACTTCTAGAAAAGCTTGGATTTACTGAGCACGGCGTTTCTAAGAAGTACTTAAAAATTGACGGTAAATGGCAAGATCATGTTCTTACCAGTTTGATTGCCGAATAG
- a CDS encoding RNA methyltransferase produces MAVKIPNKAFLSFTYKQCVNTLYRAFKQVEDHWEREGIRVDALKILEENLQTLVEHEDEVQSTLAKELLEIYPKDQQSLQTLLMKLERLEQKDLKDSDFLISTIDDFAKVNESPSPIHLVLDNLRSSFNVGSLFRTAEAIGIKEIHLCGYTPTPENSKTAKSALGTDKWIKWKYWESSLDCVDNLREQGVEILAFETEKNADSLSRISEIRECAIVLGNERYGLNQSILKRADRILKIDLGGKKNSLNVGTCGAIAMYHLAEATSEK; encoded by the coding sequence ATGGCAGTAAAAATACCTAATAAGGCATTTCTATCATTCACATACAAGCAGTGCGTAAACACTCTCTACCGCGCCTTCAAGCAAGTTGAAGACCACTGGGAAAGAGAGGGTATTCGTGTTGATGCGCTTAAGATTCTAGAAGAGAATTTACAAACCTTAGTCGAACACGAAGATGAGGTTCAATCTACTCTCGCAAAAGAGCTCTTAGAGATTTATCCAAAAGACCAACAGTCTCTTCAAACTTTATTGATGAAGCTAGAACGTCTTGAACAAAAAGACCTAAAAGATAGCGACTTTCTCATTTCAACTATTGATGATTTTGCCAAAGTAAATGAAAGTCCTAGCCCTATTCACTTAGTTCTAGATAATCTTAGAAGCTCTTTCAATGTGGGAAGTCTCTTTAGAACAGCAGAGGCCATTGGAATTAAAGAGATTCATCTCTGTGGCTATACCCCGACTCCAGAAAACTCCAAGACCGCGAAGTCGGCCCTTGGAACAGATAAGTGGATAAAGTGGAAGTACTGGGAATCATCTCTAGATTGTGTCGACAATCTTAGAGAGCAAGGTGTTGAAATCCTAGCTTTTGAGACTGAAAAAAATGCAGACTCACTTTCAAGAATAAGTGAAATAAGAGAGTGTGCCATAGTCCTTGGAAATGAGAGATATGGCCTTAATCAAAGTATTTTAAAGAGAGCAGATCGAATTTTAAAAATAGATCTCGGCGGAAAGAAAAACTCTTTAAATGTTGGGACTTGTGGGGCGATTGCCATGTACCACCTAGCAGAAGCGACTTCGGAGAAATAA
- the metG gene encoding methionine--tRNA ligase produces the protein MQKKKFLITAALPYANGPIHFGHMAGAYLASDVYNRHRKLQGHKTLFISGSDEHGVAIMLNAKKVGEDYQEYVNKWHKEHGELFKDFGVDFDFFGQTSAEYHKEEVIKWFKNLHEKGYIEPKDSQQLYCNDCNNHLPDRFVEGTCYKCGYENARGDECPNCGEFIDPVKLTKTVCKICSSNNISEVTVTQYYICLSKYHTEYRKWLETKSESWRKTVYPYVDSLTKESLHDRAITRDIDWGIDVPLPNTEGKKLYVWFDAPIGYVSNTKKFLEDSGSKEDYLKDWWNNDEVELTHFIGKDNIIFHTVIFPTMSLASGICHAADQVPANQFLNLEGKQFSKSTGHYVDAAKAVAKFGQNALRYYLISILPEQTDSSFSWEQLQAKVNNELANNIGNFLNRCLKFTQKNWEEGMPANYYQGFTGSEAANKLSADIKELNELVDGYSVKKGIEKVMFIGQSANNFFSDNAPWAQIKVDKDLAGQTLAYSSIYALCLGVIMKPFLPELSASILSHYKNVVSYEQQMSIYSGDLSVIDEIFKNGHHLTEEVVALVPKIEKELIEEELAELEAKK, from the coding sequence ATGCAAAAGAAGAAATTTCTTATAACTGCGGCACTTCCATATGCCAATGGACCTATACATTTCGGACATATGGCCGGAGCTTACCTCGCGTCTGATGTCTATAATAGACACAGAAAATTACAGGGACATAAGACACTATTTATAAGTGGGTCTGATGAGCACGGTGTGGCGATCATGCTCAATGCTAAGAAAGTAGGTGAAGACTATCAAGAATATGTAAATAAGTGGCACAAAGAACATGGAGAGCTTTTCAAAGACTTCGGCGTAGACTTTGACTTCTTTGGACAAACTTCTGCTGAGTATCACAAAGAAGAAGTTATTAAATGGTTTAAGAATCTTCATGAAAAAGGTTATATCGAACCGAAAGATTCTCAACAGCTCTACTGTAACGATTGTAATAACCATCTTCCTGATAGATTTGTTGAGGGTACTTGTTATAAGTGCGGCTACGAAAATGCGAGAGGGGACGAGTGCCCTAATTGCGGTGAGTTCATTGATCCAGTAAAGCTTACTAAAACTGTGTGTAAGATTTGTTCAAGTAATAATATTTCTGAAGTGACAGTCACTCAATATTATATCTGTTTATCAAAGTACCATACTGAATATAGAAAGTGGCTTGAGACCAAGAGTGAGTCTTGGAGAAAAACAGTTTATCCTTATGTCGATAGTCTTACAAAAGAAAGCCTTCACGATAGAGCAATCACTCGTGATATTGATTGGGGAATCGATGTACCTCTCCCTAATACAGAAGGGAAGAAGCTCTATGTTTGGTTTGATGCTCCAATTGGATATGTATCAAATACCAAGAAGTTCCTAGAGGATTCGGGATCAAAAGAGGATTACTTAAAAGATTGGTGGAATAACGACGAAGTTGAACTCACTCACTTCATAGGTAAAGATAATATCATTTTTCATACAGTGATTTTTCCAACGATGAGTTTAGCCTCTGGGATTTGTCATGCAGCAGATCAAGTTCCAGCTAATCAATTTTTAAACCTAGAAGGAAAGCAATTTTCTAAATCAACAGGGCACTATGTAGACGCAGCGAAGGCCGTTGCTAAGTTTGGACAAAATGCTCTTAGATATTACTTAATCTCTATTCTTCCTGAACAAACGGATTCAAGTTTTAGTTGGGAACAACTACAGGCAAAAGTAAATAACGAGCTTGCAAATAATATTGGAAATTTCTTAAACCGTTGTCTGAAGTTTACTCAGAAAAACTGGGAAGAGGGAATGCCTGCTAATTACTACCAAGGCTTTACTGGATCAGAAGCTGCCAATAAGCTCTCTGCTGATATTAAGGAACTCAATGAATTAGTTGATGGGTATTCTGTAAAAAAAGGAATAGAGAAAGTTATGTTCATTGGTCAAAGTGCTAATAACTTCTTCTCTGATAATGCTCCTTGGGCACAGATTAAAGTGGACAAAGATCTTGCGGGACAAACTCTTGCTTATTCTTCAATCTACGCTCTATGCCTAGGTGTGATAATGAAACCATTTCTTCCTGAGCTATCAGCAAGTATCTTAAGTCACTACAAGAATGTTGTCAGTTACGAGCAGCAAATGAGTATCTATAGTGGTGATCTCTCTGTGATTGATGAGATTTTCAAAAATGGGCATCACTTAACTGAAGAAGTTGTGGCCCTCGTTCCAAAAATTGAAAAAGAGTTAATTGAAGAAGAACTGGCTGAACTTGAGGCGAAGAAGTAA
- a CDS encoding oxidoreductase gives MKNAIVTGANIGLGLETVKGLLQEGFHVTMACRNEEKTSSAITKLKKEYPSSKIDFMKLDLNDLSSVKSFAENFAKSSSKLDLLVNNAGIMMPPFSLTANGFESQLGVNYLSHFALTGLLFDLLKKSEDARVISLASLAHKWGDIYFQDLNFKGKYNKKKAYGQSKLACLMFAYEFDRRLKEKNIKILSVAAHPGVSSTNLGQFMPKFMSFGMGLISQSATDGARPTLYAALNTELVGGEYIGPNGLGEMKGEPTKVDSNKASKNLVVAKKLWEVSEELTGVSFL, from the coding sequence ATGAAGAACGCAATTGTTACAGGGGCCAATATTGGTCTTGGCTTAGAAACTGTTAAGGGATTACTTCAAGAAGGTTTCCATGTTACTATGGCCTGTCGAAATGAAGAGAAGACTTCCTCTGCTATTACTAAGTTAAAGAAAGAATATCCAAGTTCTAAAATTGATTTCATGAAACTAGATTTAAATGATCTCTCTAGTGTTAAATCTTTTGCCGAAAACTTTGCAAAGAGTAGCTCTAAGTTAGACTTACTTGTAAACAATGCAGGAATTATGATGCCTCCGTTTTCTCTAACAGCAAATGGATTTGAGAGTCAACTTGGGGTGAATTATCTTTCTCACTTTGCTCTCACTGGCCTGCTCTTTGATCTTCTAAAGAAGTCAGAGGACGCTCGAGTGATCTCTCTTGCAAGTCTCGCCCATAAGTGGGGAGATATTTATTTTCAGGATTTAAATTTTAAAGGTAAATACAATAAGAAGAAGGCCTACGGTCAAAGTAAGCTGGCGTGCTTAATGTTTGCTTACGAATTTGATCGAAGATTAAAGGAAAAGAATATTAAAATTCTCTCTGTCGCCGCTCACCCAGGTGTTTCAAGTACTAATCTTGGACAGTTTATGCCAAAGTTTATGTCTTTTGGAATGGGACTTATTTCACAGTCTGCTACTGATGGGGCGAGGCCAACTCTTTACGCGGCATTAAATACTGAGCTTGTAGGTGGTGAGTACATTGGACCTAATGGACTCGGCGAAATGAAGGGAGAGCCAACAAAAGTTGATTCAAATAAAGCGTCTAAAAATTTAGTTGTTGCTAAGAAATTATGGGAAGTATCAGAAGAGCTAACAGGAGTTAGTTTCTTATAA
- a CDS encoding YiiX/YebB-like N1pC/P60 family cysteine hydrolase: MKTMLTILTLLSSIQIFAFNDFQVGDVILLDLDCRSCQVIESESGGRFSHSGVVISDGRELFAAQSLGYVHHIPIKKFLTYTKKYVVLRPTINTSSFKKYHWEIYKREYYKTPFDDDYRWDDQTLYCSEFLYKFMNRFMNFKHLTSAPMDFTLNWDYWSHHFRNGPPQDIEGIAPNDFYRSTDFKVIFDSVK; encoded by the coding sequence ATGAAAACGATGCTCACAATTTTGACTCTACTATCTTCAATACAAATTTTTGCATTCAATGATTTCCAAGTAGGAGATGTCATTCTACTAGACTTAGATTGTAGAAGTTGTCAGGTTATTGAATCGGAAAGCGGTGGAAGATTTTCTCACTCAGGAGTTGTCATCTCTGATGGAAGAGAGCTCTTTGCGGCCCAGTCACTTGGATACGTTCATCACATACCTATTAAGAAGTTTCTAACTTACACAAAGAAGTATGTGGTTCTTAGGCCAACAATAAATACCTCTTCATTTAAGAAGTACCACTGGGAAATTTATAAGAGAGAATATTATAAGACACCATTTGACGATGATTATAGATGGGACGATCAAACTCTTTACTGCTCAGAGTTCTTATATAAATTTATGAATAGATTTATGAACTTTAAGCACTTAACTTCAGCGCCAATGGACTTTACTTTGAACTGGGATTACTGGTCACATCATTTTAGAAATGGCCCTCCACAAGATATAGAGGGCATAGCACCAAACGACTTCTATAGATCTACAGATTTTAAAGTCATTTTCGATTCCGTTAAGTAA
- a CDS encoding lysylphosphatidylglycerol synthase domain-containing protein codes for MFRKSLDYFKVLISSSILIFLVYYMSINIEMLSKLSFFDITLFIIIFLSFYLSLSLPFRYILKRAVSLKSLFGLSLVSNFLNLFLPMKGGTLVRASILKKKYKVSIKKYTGISILLSVCSIFILGSFSLIILMDERLSESIYFHSLSFAAYFLSISSLGVLVFSKWISAQIERDYLSDVFKMRNIFITILSYLMATSIYILRYILIFKIFNIELDYFSISSITILHLSVGLFSILPGNLGLKELSFVGITSLYGVPAGISLVMISFDRILQILLLSIGSSLYMSHLGLKFSKILNYQKG; via the coding sequence ATGTTTAGAAAGAGCTTAGATTATTTTAAAGTACTTATTAGCTCTTCAATTCTTATTTTTCTCGTCTATTATATGTCGATCAATATTGAAATGCTTTCAAAATTAAGCTTCTTTGATATTACTCTATTTATTATCATCTTTTTAAGTTTCTACCTATCTTTGAGCTTACCATTTAGATATATTTTAAAAAGAGCAGTGTCGTTAAAAAGCTTATTTGGCTTAAGTCTCGTAAGTAACTTCTTAAATCTCTTTCTTCCAATGAAAGGGGGGACTCTTGTTAGAGCGAGTATTCTTAAAAAGAAGTATAAAGTTTCAATTAAAAAGTACACAGGTATAAGTATTTTATTAAGTGTCTGTAGTATTTTTATTCTAGGTTCTTTCTCACTTATTATTTTAATGGATGAAAGATTGAGTGAGTCAATATACTTTCATTCATTAAGTTTTGCTGCTTATTTTCTGTCTATTTCCTCGTTGGGAGTTCTTGTATTTTCTAAATGGATAAGTGCGCAGATAGAAAGAGACTACCTTAGTGATGTCTTTAAGATGAGAAATATATTCATCACAATACTCTCTTATCTTATGGCCACGAGTATTTATATTCTTAGATATATACTTATTTTTAAGATCTTTAATATCGAATTAGATTATTTCAGTATAAGTTCAATTACTATCCTTCATTTGTCTGTAGGGCTTTTCTCTATCCTTCCTGGCAATCTAGGTTTAAAAGAGTTAAGTTTTGTTGGAATAACATCTCTCTATGGAGTACCCGCGGGAATTAGTCTCGTAATGATTAGTTTTGATCGAATTCTTCAAATACTTCTACTTTCAATTGGAAGTTCTTTATATATGAGCCATCTTGGCTTAAAATTTTCTAAAATACTTAATTATCAAAAAGGCTAA
- a CDS encoding DCC1-like thiol-disulfide oxidoreductase family protein has translation MSYDIQKMNIIFYDGDCGLCNHFVKFVLRFEKENLFYFSPLNSKLALSTLNEQNLDTVVLLKNGDEFHRSDAALLILKEMKFPISCCYLLRLIPRFLRDSVYKVIARNRSHFLQGDKQCLLPTIDQRSRFI, from the coding sequence ATGAGTTACGACATCCAAAAAATGAATATTATTTTCTATGATGGAGACTGTGGGCTTTGTAACCATTTTGTGAAATTCGTTCTAAGATTTGAAAAAGAGAACCTCTTCTACTTCTCTCCCCTCAATTCCAAGTTAGCACTATCCACGCTTAATGAACAAAACTTAGACACCGTCGTTCTTTTGAAAAATGGAGACGAGTTTCATCGATCAGATGCAGCTCTTTTAATTTTAAAAGAGATGAAGTTTCCAATATCTTGTTGCTATTTATTAAGGCTGATCCCAAGGTTTCTTCGAGATAGTGTTTACAAAGTGATAGCAAGAAATAGAAGCCACTTCCTTCAAGGAGACAAACAATGCCTCCTTCCAACAATAGATCAAAGAAGTAGATTTATTTGA